A genomic segment from Nicotiana sylvestris chromosome 1, ASM39365v2, whole genome shotgun sequence encodes:
- the LOC104228995 gene encoding uncharacterized protein: protein MAPEKMTEYERRRLENIKRNEEMLASLKIQSRLFQLSAVTKRPKAQSKSYQASPQKKQRSKSPVVLRRSLRTQGMAPDSSTAGGLKDDFDDLPSRISPNKSSQPTTKKSPREPTSISMRDAYSGDFDVSNQKLIETIKVFSRTIDDANEGMDQDSVLGDWTEKRKASGTVRLESLRLEPDNIARVVPGRILNVRFFPTNNVRMVAVGNKFGNIGFWNVDAPREDGDGIYLYHPHSGPVSGIIMDPFSVSKIFTSCYDGFIRMMDIEKEMFDLVYLSEHSIFSISQRAHDMKSIYYGEGSGELGIWDLRAGKSSASWNLHDERINTIDFTSGNCNIMATSSTDGSACIWDLRKVSAHKPKSLHTVFHKRAVHSAYFSPSGRFLATTSIDDKVGLLSGANYEDTSMISHYNHTNRWISSFRGIWGWDDSYIFIGNMQRGVDVISVADKKLEFTLRSEHMTAIPCRFDAHQEKVGMLAGATSGGQIYIWTASSVGIYGS from the exons ATGGCGCCGGAGAAAATGACGGAGTACGAGCGGCGGAGGCTTGAGAATATAAAGCGCAATGAAGAAATGCTTGCCTCCCTTAAGATTCAGTCCCGACTTTTTCAACTTTCCGCTGTCACCAAGCGTCCAAA AGCTCAAAGTAAATCATATCAAGCGAGTCCACAGAAGAAACAGAGGTCTAAATCACCAGTTGTGCTGCGGCGGTCTCTCAGGACTCAAGGTATGGCACCGGATTCTTCTACAGCTGGTGGGCTAAAGGATGATTTTGATGATCTCCCAAGTAGGATATCACCTAACAAGAGCTCTCAACCCACAACCAAAAAGTCGCCTCGAGAACCTACATCTATAAGTATGAGGGATGCATATAGTGGCGACTTTGATGTCTCAAATCAAAAGTTGATTGAAACAATTAAGGTTTTCTCTCGTACAATTGACGATGCAAATGAGGGCATGGATCAAGATTCTGTTTTAGGTGACTGGACAGAGAAAAGAAAGGCCTCTGGTACAGTTCGTTTGGAATCACTGAGATTGGAACCAGACAACATAGCACGGGTTGTGCCAGGGAGAATATTAAATGTGCGGTTTTTCCCCACCAACAATGTTCGAATGGTTGCTGTAGGGAACAAATTTGGCAATATAGGTTTTTGGAATGTTGATGCTCCACGAGAGGATGGAGATGGGATTTATTTGTATCATCCTCATTCAGGGCCAGTTTCAGGAATAATTATGGACCCTTTTTCTGTGTCAAAG ATATTCACTTCTTGCTACGATGGATTTATCAGGATGATGGATATTGAAAAGGAAATGTTTGATTTAGTTTATTTGAGCGAGCATTCCATATTTTCCATATCACAGCGGGCACATGATATGAAATCTATATATTATGGCGAAGGCAGTGGGGAACTTGGTATTTGGGATCTCAGGGCAGGAAAATCTTCAGCGTCGTGGAATCTGCATGACGAAAGGATTAACACAATTGATTTTACCTCAGGAAACTGTAATATTATGGCGACAAGTTCTACAGATGGTAGTGCATGCATTTGGGATTTGAGAAAAGTTAGTGCACATAAACCAAAATCTTTGCACACTGTCTTCCACAAAAGAGCTGTGCACTCGGCTTACTTCTCACCTTCTGGAAGGTTTCTTGCGACAACAAG TATTGATGATAAAGTTGGTTTGTTGAGTGGCGCTAATTATGAAGATACATCTATGATCTCTCATTATAACCACACAAACAGATGGATTTCCTCATTCAG AGGAATATGGGGTTGGGATGATTCCTACATCTTCATCGGCAATATGCAAAGAGGAGTTGATGTCATCTCAGTAGCTGACAAGAAACTTGAGTTTACCTTACGAAGCGAACACATGACTGCTATTCCATGCCGGTTTGATGCACACCAGGAGAAAGTTGGAATGCTCGCAGGGGCTACAAGCGGTGGGCAGATCTATATCTGGACAGCATCTTCAGTTGGTATCTATGGATCCTAG